The Epinephelus moara isolate mb chromosome 21, YSFRI_EMoa_1.0, whole genome shotgun sequence DNA window tgggtacaaatcctaggtgtctcagattagttatttatgatgtcaaagtttttgagagaaTAAatagatgttgagcttttcaaatgatgatcggtaagtgtgtgctcataaatcagcccttaaacctgtcagaaactgttgtaaaaatgacagtttgaaagtttatttgaaattatttgtgtttgtaGAAAGATTTGTCTAAATTAAATTTGTAttcaacctgtcaccttgattttaatttctgatacataaattagcctaagtggattagtttaaaaagaaaacatatagaaaacatatTGACTAAAGGTAATGactaaaatgaatgaatgaattaattaatttttgtcGACTGAAATGTTCTGAGTTTTCAGCCACTAAAACATTTGAGTAACATGAGTGTTCGTCGACTcaaactagactaaaactatgaaggataaaaccaactgtgattaaaactaataagcattttcgtctcaagactaaatctaaaatagctgtcgaAATTAACACTGATAGTGATTAAACTTCACAATTTGGTAGCTTAGAAAAATTCAAAATCTCATTGCCTTTCTTTGCCTCCATGCGTCCATATATAATTTTCAGCCCTTGAATTCCTAGCAATCCTTTATCTCTTCTTTGTATGATGTTTAGTGGGGCTGAAATGCTGCAAGATCATCTGTAAAACACAATAATTTACTGCAAGACTTGAACATATTGTATCTTGTGCCCCTGCCCCGGTCCTCATTTCCATATGTCTTTTACAGATTACACAGGGACGCTGAATAAGAACTTTTCCATCGCATTCTCCATCATCGGCATGTTCTCCTCCCACGCAGTCAGCAACCTGAGCATCTTCTTCTGTGCTGAGATCACACCCACTGTGATCAGGTAGGCCCACTGAAACTAGCGGGACTGTACTATTATAGGGGGACGAAATGTGGAAAAATGTGCTTTACTCCTGAGGAGTTTCAGCTTTGAATGTATAGGATATTGTTTGTCATTACATATGTGGGCAACTAGTCCATAATGTGTTCACACTTGCTCCACGTAGCATCGTCAAGCCATCGGTTGAGAAGTGCTGTAGAAATTTGAAGTGCTCCTTCTACACCTGTTATAATATCTGGATCAGTTTATAATTCAGTTACTACAGTGCCTAGTGTCCATAGCATCACATGGTCCTGCAGATGGATTagctgctccacctcctgtTAAAGGACGGTATGAAATCATTGAACAGACTCTCACGGTCTGGTGTCAAATGTAATCCACATCTTGTACAAATTAGCCATCCCCTTTGAGAATATATGACACAGCACTGGATGTTCATTATCTGGGGTTATGTAAGGGGTGTTGTTCTACTGACAGTGCTCTGAGGGCGCCCTCTGGTGGTGCTTTTAGGCAATCATGGGAGAGGAAAAGGACTGCATGTAGAGGAGGGCGTTTGGTGGTGCTGCAGCACTCTCTGCTGCTGTATGCTAAAATGGCAGCAATATGTCAACAGAGGCATTCATGGCCAAACATGAGATCCTCCCTTTATAGAAGTGATTTAGGTGACAGTTGAGAACAACATATAATTCatgatttactttaattgtaGTGAACTGTCTTCTCTTTGGCTGCTTTCTAGGAGGTTTATGAGGGTTTTTGGTATGTGTGGTCATAAATCCTTAATCCTACCATGTGATAACATTTTCCATCTCATCACAGGGGTGGCGGGCTGGGTCTGGTCCTAGCCAGCGCTGGCTTCGGCATGCTGACTGCACCCATCATGGAGCTCCACAATCAGAAGGGCTATTTTCTTCACCACATTATCTTTGCCTGCTGCACTCTCATCTGCATCATCTGCATTCTCCTGCTGCCTGAGACACGCTACCAGCCCCTCCCTGAGACCCTGGCCGATGGCGAGAGCTACACCCGTCAACCTTTCATTCCTCCGAGGAAACCTGGGGAGCAGGGCCTGCTGGTCCAATCTGAGAGCAGCAGGGACTACACCAGGGTGCATGACACGCCGCTCCACGAGGTAGCCGCCACTGCGGCGTCCACTATGGATTCCACCGCCTCCTCAGCTGTTGATTTGACCGCTCCGTCGGTCGCAGATATATTGGCTCCCACGTTCATGGAGGTTCATCCTGGCAAGCCTGAGCCTAAAGACCCCAACGGTCACTCTGTTTCATCTTTGTCCATGACTCCCCTCAAAGCCTTGGGTAAAGACAGCGTCATACATGTCAGTAAAGAGCACCTGCTGTCTTCCACTCCTTTACACAAACCCCCGTGCGTCACAGACCCACTTTTAGCCAATGCTGAAGAACCTCCAGCAATAGTCCTGGAATCTGTTGATCCATTGACGGATCCTGTCATTCTTGAAATGAATGACATTGGTCCTTCACCTACAAAAGAGTCAGTTGCTACCCCTTTCCCTTCATTAGAACCTTCCACTCCCCCCATCTCTCAAACTGTGCCTGCCTCCTTATTGATCTGCACCACGCCCATCATCGAACCCCCGCCTAGCTCCACGTTAGAATCCCCCAGCCCGGTGGGACATGAGATCAACGATATCGCCCCACACACACCTTTGCTAGAGCCCACTCATGCCACTTTAGAGGACTCCCTTACTCCATCTATGCATGACAGCCTTCCTCCATCCCCTACCCCCTCTGCTCCGATTACAGATCTCATAGACAACACTTCCTCTGATGCTCCACCCCCCATTAGCGCACACACTGACATTCCCATCCACTTAGAAATAGTAGAGGATTCTACATCTACTCCTCCCACTAGAGACTCCCCCATACCTCCTGTCATACACCCCCAGTCGCCGCAGTTGGACCCCGCCTCTCCCTGTGTCAATGAAATATCTCCTTGTTCTCCTTCTCCCCCTAGCCCAATCACCGTTTCCCCTTCACCCACTCCCCCTCCACCCATTGACTCAGGCCATACGCCTCCAGAGCCCTCTTCCACTCCCCCTGTCATAGATACTGTCAACACCACTGCACCGGTTCCTACCATTCTCCCTGTCACAGACATTGTGCACACTTCCACTCCAGAATCTACCACTCTGACTGTTCAGCCCACGCAGGATTCAGCTGCTTCCCTCGCCATAGATTCAGCGCCAACTTCAGGCTCTACAGAAGCAACTCCCCTCTCTCTAATGGACTGCACCGTCTCCTCCCCCATAGACTCTGGCATGCTTTCCCTTAGGGACAGTGCCAGCACAGACAACAACACCGTCAATGGTGTGGCGTCATTATGATCCAGCGTTGCAACCAGGAGGAGAAGCTTTACGGTTGTGCGAGGAAGCAGCCCATGCCACATGAATAACCCCAAAGGGGGTGATGAGGGGGGCGTGAACTGTCCTACTCAGACTTCAGGCACTTACTGAGAGACTGTCCCCACCTGGAGTTGAGTAGACATGTCTTATGGAGATGCTGTATGTTTCTCAATGTCTGCCTCCCCCCCCGACCCTTCCTGCATTTAGCCAATAAATGAGACCACGTAAGTGAGAGAGTGCCAGAGGCTGGTTTGTGACAATGTGACAGTATCTTCTGCTCTTTTTGAATGTCACTGGAAATCACCAGCCTATAAACTTCTTTGATGTAAATGAATGGGAAATCACTGTCTGTCGTTTTAAAGAGACTTGCAACTATACCCACAATCACTGAGAGGACTGGTGAGAAATACGATGatgcttaaaaacaaaaaacaaaaaaaatcgaATCACTGGTACTTTTGCTCAAATGAAATGTCCGTCTAACATATTTGTATAAAAACATCGCCTTACCTGtatggacagaaaaaaaaacaaaaaaaaagaaactgaatgTTACAGCATATTTTTTGCCATTGCAGAGGTAAACAATCCAAATTGGAGTGATTTTTCTAAATGCAACGCCAAAAACTACTCTGACCAAAATCAAATGTAGAcatagtgccaaaaaaaaaaaaaagtataaatacagtatttgcCTGTTTGGTGCATTCCCCTGCCATCGACTGTATGTGGATTAAAGTGAACCCTGTTTCGAAGTTCAGAAATTGAAAATAATTGAATtgttaatcaaattaataaaagACTGAAGCTAAATCACCGTTTGATAAATCAGAATTTAGAAATGAGATTGCTAAATTAAGAGAAAAGAATGAACCATATTTTGTCGCTCTGAAGAAACTTTGATTTGTCCGATCGTTTCAGTCAATGGAATTAATGGTATGCAAATGCTTTTATTTGTAAATGTGATATTGTAAGTAATTGCATAATTAGTTGTTGGgcttcagtcttttttttttttttttaattgaaagtATTATTTTTGAATAATCTCCCATGGCGTGCCCTTATTGTACAAAGCTATActacattcttacagtatttgcGGCACCTCAGTGTGATGCCACTTTATTCTTTGCAGTTGGGACaaagcatgaaaaataattgtgAACGTGTCAGCAAAACAAACCTTAAAATGCAAaccttaaaaacacacagaagctATCTTTGAAACGAAACCATTGGATGACAAAATGTTCGATGTGATAACCAACTGTCATCGCTAACCTTCCGTGTGTTCTCCCAAATCATGTTCCGGCATTAACGTAgtttatgtactgtatgtcagcGTGCTCATACATTCACATGCACAACAAAGTTTACCTTTAAAAACATGCAATACATCATACAtgtcaaaaatgacattttaaaatacaggtCAAACCCTCATTCATAGGTAGATTAACCTCTTCATGATCTTAAATTGACAAACTCTTGCTTAAGGAGGCACTTTCTCTTCCAAAGCCTGTGTCCATGTGTGGACAGTGTTATACTTGACTTGTGTGTAACTCGACAGGTGTAGTTACACTTATTTGAGGTTGTAATATTTGTCGGAGAAAGATGTACAACTGCGGATAGACCACTGTTTACAAtgtaataatgaaaaataataataattacactTTACTGCACAACATAGGAGCCAACTGAATGATGTCttgtcattttgaaatgtgATAAAACTCACAGTATATCATATTACATCTCTACAGGGAGTATTGGTGATCTATTAAGGTGTCATTCAGGAGTCAAAGACAACAGCAGACTTGTGTTATTCACACCATCTTGTGGTGCACTTAAGAAGAACCTTACAGGTACTCTACTCACCAAAATCCTCTTTTGCTTTCATCTATGTGCACTGACAGAGGCTGAATGATTGAGCAAACctgcctgtgttttttttttcttcctcaaatgCAGCTTCAATTTATCGATCTTTCGGTGGATCAAGTcaacaaacttccatttagtgTTCCGGTTCATAGAAACATTTAGTGTCTAACATGCCATGCTGCTAAGCCTCAAAGCACAATGCCCTGCAATCATGTGATGTCAACTTTGGTGGAGCTTGGCGTCTTGAcagttcaaaaaaaaaaaaaaaaaaaaaaagggaaatggaGTGGGATTTTGAAACTACTAGTACATTAACTTTTGCAATAGACCCAGATGTGATCCACTTTGTGGAAAAAGGGTGTTGACACTGGATTTAATAAGAAATTCTTGGCATCTGCAGTAAAAAAGTGGGTTGACTGCAGTGGTCAGTAGCTTCACATTACTCTGAGTCCTCATTGTCTGTGAGTgttggtctgtctgtctcagtgtgCGTATTGCAGGAATTGAACTGTGTATTGCCAAAACCCCATGCAACACCGGTGTAAAGACAGTGACACAGCACAATACAACCAGTGTCTTCTCTAAGATCTGTTGCTTCCATTTCCACAGCTCCCAATGCAGCTATTTCACGGTGCTGATGGGAGTCGTTCATCTGGAGTACAATTACAGTAAAAATCAGTAAAAGCAATCCAAAGCAATGTTAGCACCAGCGATAGGGTAGACTAGGAGACAGTGATTGgtggaaaagcaaaaaaaaaaaaaaagacgaaaaaaaaaaggttatgcCTTTGTAAATAGTAGGCTAAATGTGTGGACACGCCCAGCATAAGATGAAGGATCATAGATCATAACATGGACTGATGAATAGTTTTGAACTTAGATAAAACTCTCAGAGACATGAAGTCCCCAGTGTACGCATTTCAGGTTTTGCTTCTCTCAACCGTGCGACTCAGAATCTCCTGACGGGAGATTTGAATGAATGTAAAAACCATGGATTGTACCATTTATAATTTCTGAttgtttggtttcattttgtttttgttttaacagacatAATGCACTTGTATATAAGCCATACCTGTTGTTAAAATAAACCACTATTTATTGATCAACCATTGATATCAGTGAGTGCTTCATTTTATGACGTTTCACAAGTAGATTCCAGGCAAAACAACAGTCAGATATTTTTACTGCTGGCTAGAGGCCTTGTTTCTTAAAAAAGGACAAAGCACCTTTTAAAGTACAGAAAACACAGAGTGCATCTGTTTTCTATTAGACTTTTATTTTAGTCATCAAACATGGATTCAAAGGCTGGATTACCAACAAAGGCCCCTGACCCTCAGGGGCCCTGGAAGCTTTCTGTGTGGCCGTTACTTCACAGTGATATGATTAATTACAAATTTGTTTGGTAAATTGCCTCATTAAAGCACAGTTAACGAGGCTAAGAGTCCATAGCCATGATGGATGTTTAGGCACAGAGCTAAGTGCTAATGTCAGTATACTTATATGATCgtaatgacaatgctaacatgctcatgttaAGCAAGTacaatgttcaccatcttaacATGTTTAACACAAGGTGAGTGGCATTAGTTTCGTAGGTTTGGAatctccaacctcgtcacaaatcgacgtttggtcatggactttccacgtccagatacgacgtgaaaggtgccctgggtgtgttggatgttgacgttctgggatggtGTGTCAAGTGTTAgtgtttttttgccttcaaccactaaagcatgtggttgggtttcggcaacaaaagcacatggtttgaTAGCTTACAAGTCAGTAGATTGTCAAAGTCATTAAGGTTCATCTTCTGGGGACCAAAACCtcacagcaatccatccaaaagATCGATGGAACAGTCAGACCAAGCCTGCCTTGCCTAGAGCAGGTTCTCAACCTTTTACGACCCCTGAATTGATACACATTACAGACCcttatttaagaaaaaaacacttcaggGATCTCGATctaaaaagattttggttgttagatatgGTTAGATATGAttagaggaagtgaaacctatgatcgGAATAGTCGCTCTCACAACATTGTGTTCACTTCTATAGtaaaaaaaatggtgaaaataaaGACTCCCCATTTTCTgggagcctggtctcactctgaagttgtcgaagcCCGGTgcctgggcagtgacttgcaacatcagacactgacgaaaaaagccatcctttaatgtcggcatgatacgcggacGGTCGCCAGCACtcggcagcgtcagggggaacgTGACGGGACGACAACAAatttaaggtggcaaaagtctgaCTAGGCcaggtgggagaggtggtggatgggtctaacaaacacggacttttacccaggagagctgtgtttgtgtcccacaagattataaagccaaaccctgttcttttcttctaaacctaaccatgtgggttagttgttgaaggaaaaaatatagtcaatttgcgttgttgtactgatgtagtgcatttattttgaaaggcactgaatgtaaacggtaaatttccgttagtattttgaaagaagacaatgcatgtaacaagcagaacttgACGCGGTGtctcagaacgtcaacaaccaacgcacccagggtacctttcacgtcatatgtggacgtggaagatccatgaccaaacgtcaatatgtgatgaggtcagagtgagaatgtgttgtttctgGGGACCCCGTGGAACTCACTCAAGGACCCCTGAGAGTCCCTGGACCACTGGTTGAGAACCACCGCCCCAGAGCCACACTGCTAGTATGGCTAACACCACAAACTAAGAGCGCTACCCAGGGTGGCTCCTGATTTTTACCCAATCTTGAGTAACTGTCTTTTAGAGCCCCCTGTGTTAGAATCTAGTAAGTTACTACTTATGCACAAAGTTGTTAAAATTTTTACAGATGACACAAAACAGATCTGGGACAGGGTGGCAGTGAAAAATACTGGCTGGTTTCTGTGATGCTGGGGGCTTAGTAGAGGCCCACAGCTCATTTTTACCCTCAGGGTCCCTATGCGAGTTAATCCGGCCCTGGCTGTAGCATTTTGTTTAACTCAAAGGATCATTTGCAATATTCAAAATACAACATGGAAATATTCAAGTTTAAAGTCAGGGTTGATATGACTAATCAGAATATCAAATTAAATGTCTCAACCTGGAGTTCAAAGCAAAGGCTCTTTTAAACACTTTATAGTTGCTCCTGCCTAATGTATGTTGAATCACTACTGCACTTCTAAAGT harbors:
- the LOC126382909 gene encoding solute carrier family 22 member 23-like, with the protein product MAVVQLDTDDHQPENGFVSPETTSPGLLTRIDGSVLPFLGGFGKYQKQLIVLTWIPALFIGFSQYSDNFLLAQPNNTCIQPLGNLSNQTTSHSSLLDSPKNISARPAYINANGSYGSHNDTANMQCSCSEWTFELHTGLVQNVVTKWSLVCDSAWKVHIAKFSLLVGSIFGYLTFGILADWFGRHPVLIISVLFMLVFGLTVAFSVNVPMFSTLRFFEGFCLAGITLSLYVLRIELCLPGWRFSMTMVASFVVLGGQLLMPGVAYLCRDWQVLQAVIICPLLLMLSYIWIFPESLRWLLATQQYCRSKWIMGHIAKKNRCNMELDTDNILTELQRALQKKPKKTCIVKMVGTRNLWKNIVVLCVNSLTGYGIHHCFARSMMDPEAQETTMFHNFYADYYTMAGIAVASCMALCPAVGLMGRRGGLLMFMIITALASLLQLGLLNLLGKYSGHLNIDYTGTLNKNFSIAFSIIGMFSSHAVSNLSIFFCAEITPTVIRGGGLGLVLASAGFGMLTAPIMELHNQKGYFLHHIIFACCTLICIICILLLPETRYQPLPETLADGESYTRQPFIPPRKPGEQGLLVQSESSRDYTRVHDTPLHEVAATAASTMDSTASSAVDLTAPSVADILAPTFMEVHPGKPEPKDPNGHSVSSLSMTPLKALGKDSVIHVSKEHLLSSTPLHKPPCVTDPLLANAEEPPAIVLESVDPLTDPVILEMNDIGPSPTKESVATPFPSLEPSTPPISQTVPASLLICTTPIIEPPPSSTLESPSPVGHEINDIAPHTPLLEPTHATLEDSLTPSMHDSLPPSPTPSAPITDLIDNTSSDAPPPISAHTDIPIHLEIVEDSTSTPPTRDSPIPPVIHPQSPQLDPASPCVNEISPCSPSPPSPITVSPSPTPPPPIDSGHTPPEPSSTPPVIDTVNTTAPVPTILPVTDIVHTSTPESTTLTVQPTQDSAASLAIDSAPTSGSTEATPLSLMDCTVSSPIDSGMLSLRDSASTDNNTVNGVASL